GTTCTCAGTTAAATCAAACTGTATTAGTTTAGGATTTTTATGTTCTAACATATCAAACACAAAGTAATCCAAAGGATCTTTATGTTCTCAGTATATCAAACATATGAGTTGTAGGATCTTTATTCTCACACATATCAAACATATGAGTTGTAGGATCTTTATGCTCTCACATATCAAACATATGAGTTGTAGGATCTTTATGCCCTCACATATCAAACATATGAGTTGTAGGATCTTTATGCTCTCACAATAGTCCCCCATTTAGAAATACTAATGTTACTCAGTTAAATAATACTGTATTAGGTTAACATTTTTTATGTTTTAAAATATCTGGTAATCCCAAAGTAATCCAAAAGATTGCGTTACTCATTTTGAGTAATCCAAAGGATCACGTTACCGATTACTTTATTTTCATGTAACTGTAATCAGCAACAGATGATATTTTTAAAGTAATCCGCCCAACACTATCTAGGGCTGGATTGAATCATTAGCGCTGATGATAAGCACGATTGAAATTTGAAGACAATGTTTCAGCGTTCACGGTGACTGCATTCTCAATGTTTCAACGTTCACGGTGACCGCATTCTCAATGTTTCAGCGTTCACGGTGACCGCATTCTCAATGTTTCAGCGTTCACGGTGACTGCATTCTCAATGTTTCAGCATTCACGGTGACTGCATTCTCAATGTTTCAGCGTTCACGGTGACTGTATTCTCAATGTTTCAGCGTTCACGGTGACTGCATTCTCAATGTTTCAGCGTTCACGGTGACCGCATTCTCAATGTTTCAGCGTTCACGGTGACCGCATTCTCAATGTTTCAGCGTTCACGGTGACTGCATTCTCAATGTTTCAGCATTCACGGTGACTGCATTCTCAATGTTTCAGCGTTCACGGTGACCGCATTCTCAATGTTTCAGCGTTCACGGTGACTGCATTCTCAATGTTTCAGCGTTCACGGTGACTGCATTCTCAATGTTTCAGCGTTCACGGTGACTGCATTCTCAATGTTTCAGCGTTCACGGTGACTGCATTCTCAATGTTTCAGCGTTCACGGTGACTGCATTCTCAATGTTTCAGCGTTCACGGTGACTGCATTCTCAATGTTTCAGCGTTCACGGTGACTGCATTCTCAATGTTTCCGCGTTCACGGTGACTGCATTCTCAATGTTTCAGCGTTCACGGTGACTGCATTCTCAATGTTTCAGCGTTCACGGTGACTGCATTCTCAATGTTTCAGCATTCACGGTGACTGCATTCTCAATGTTTCAGCGTTCACGGTGACTGCATTCTCAATGTTTCAGCGTTCACGGTGACTGCATTCTCAATGTTTCAGCGTTCACGGTGACTGCATTCTCAATGTTTCCGCGTTCACGGTGACTGCATTCTCAATGTTTCCGCGTTCACGGTGACTGCATTCTCAATGTTTCCGCGTTCACGGTGACTGCATTCTCAATGTTTCCGCGTTCACGGTGACTGCATTCtcggtaaacgctgcatatgcaCCTCAATCaaaaattacctttacatttcaacAAAAAATGACATTCTGCGCTATGGTTTGAATCCAGCCCCTAGACAGGTTGCTATgacactggagacacacagacagctgACATAAGGCCAGTCTAATGATGTAAGCCTCAGCTCAGACAAGGCAGCACCAGAATAATATATACCACTCCTGATAAATTAAAACTCTGACTAAGTATAGTAGGCTTACAGTTTTCCAGTCCCAATTCAATAACATGAAACTATTTTGAATTGTATGTTCCAGTTTAGTGCTTACAAGTTGCCCAATCAGGTGTCAACAGTCCCAGTTAGCAGTTGCCTAATCCAGTGTTTACTAACCCCTGCGCCTTAACCCCCCCACCCTCTAAAACATAAGGCATCCAGAAACCATTGCCTAAGCGTTATCACATGCTATGTTGTCTTTGCCAATGCATATAGCATATTTCTCTGTAATATCAGAAGTCAAGTTCCTCTTAGAGTTAGCGATAGCCTTCTAagtatgattgtgtgtgtgtgtgtgtgtgtgttcttccttCCTGTTTTCCACACTGACGCCGAATGGCAAACTGTCCTGATTTAGAGAGAACAGCCGGAGAGACAGCAGGGCTTGAAGCCTGCAGTTGCAGGTTAAGGCCACCGGCTCCAGTGATGACATAAAGGTCCAGACTCCAGACATCCTTGGTAGAGGTCATTGAATGGTCATAATGCAGAGGTAACAATTGTCTTTAGCAGACTAAATAAAGAGCCTTCAGCTCTGCACTGTGCAACGTAGCTCTCATTGGGCTTGTTATTGTTAGACCTAAAGCCTGTGTAAAACAGAGGGCCTAAAGTCAGCCGGTGTAGCTAGCATAGGGTCTGACCCAGCTATTTTAGGGCCAAAACCCAGCCAGCATAGCTAACAGAGTGTATAAAAGCAACCAGCCCGTCAACAGCGCCCAGTGCCAGGCCTCTGTAATCATACCTTCCTGTTGGATGGAAGCAGAGCTCCCTGGCAGCTCCAGTTAAACTATATTTTTCAGATAATGGTTCAGATAACCCAAATACCCaatactctctctcccttcaacatctccccttcctccctcctcacctctctccggtctctctcaggtttctctcctgtctctctccttcactggaTCTAAATGAGCATTTGTTGTCTTTACTGGATACATTAGgggctcgattcaatccgtaTCGTGGAAGTTCAGAGCTATAGCACGTTTGgaatgtaaatcaaatcaaatttgattggttatacacatatttagcagatgttattgcgcgTGTAGAggaatgcttgtgttcctagctccaacagtgctaGGCAATGTTCCCGCGTGCGCAACGACTGCACTCACAGTAAACGATGCATATGTGgttcaatcggaaattacctttacgTTTCAATCACGCCACAGAGCTGAACTTCCGAAATACGGACTGAATCAACAAGGTCTGTGTCCctgatggtaccctattccttacatattTAATGCACgaagagtagtgcactatctcATAACTAAAAGATATTTCTATGGCAGTATATGACATTAAGATAGAACAGTTTATGACAGCAGTAAAACAGGCCTCCTGGTTAATGAGCTTATCTGAGCACTGCGGTACTTGTATAATTAATACAGTATGTACTTAACAAGCTCCTGTTTAGGGTCTGCCATTAGCCAGTCCATTAATATAGGCAGTAGATAAATGGCAGCTATATTGGAACTATAAAAGAGTGTTTCATTTCACAGGCTGGTCACAGCTGAGCTTGTGACCACACAGGAATAGAGGTTTAATTAAATGAACTGTCTGTCAGAATACCACCCTCACACcacaatcctctctctctctgtctctctctctgtctctctctctctctctctctctctctctctctctttctctctctctgtctctctctctgtctctctgtctctgtctctctctctgtctctctctctctgtctctgtctctctctctctctctctgtctctctctctgtctctctctgtatctctctctctatctgtgtgtgtgtgtcttgctctctctctgtataaaagagaaagagagctgtCTAAGTGTATAAATCCTTTATTGTGTGTTTTTGCACTACATGGTGAGTACCATAACGATTGTTGTGCTCATTAAAAGAGCTATCATAAAGGAAGACATATaaggcaggacagggcagagtgtGAGTGGCCCTGTCACACAGGGACAACACATTCCCCCATGCTCACTCACACTGCAGCGGCAGAGAGACATTCTGCAAAGCACTCAGTCTGCCCACCCAGAGCTCAGCTCACTTCACAGATAGACTGGAGGGATGTGTTGAACAAGGTCATGTACTCAGAGGAACAGCCTCTTTTAGGTGGAGTACTCATGTTTAACTGCACACACATCTTCCACCACTGCCCACAGCCTAGTGCTAGAAACATGAACACCAGTGTACTGCTGTTAGAGGTGCCCGGGGCTCTGAGtcagagagagtaggagagtaggagagtaggagagtaggagagtaggagagtaggagagtgagagagagtgagagagagagagagagagagagagagagagagagagagagagagagagagagagagagagagagagagagagagagagagagagagagagagagagagagagagagagagagagagagagagagagagagagagagagagagagagagagagagagagagagagagagagaggaaagagagagagagagagagagagagagagagagagagagagagagagagagagagagagagagagagagagagagagaagagagagagagagagagagagagagagagagagagagagagagagagagagagagagagagagagagagtaggagagagagagagagagtaggagagagagagtaggagagagagagtaggaaagagagagagagagagagagagagagaaagaaagagaaagaaagagaaagaaagagaaagagagatgtgacTTTTGATGCTCTTCATTAGAACATCTCCacttactaacacacacacccttgtgAAAACCTAGAGGCAGATAGAGTTTGAGTCTCCTGTAGAGTAGAACATTTCAAATATTGTctgaacaggttagtaccacaggcctccagttctatGTGAGTGTTCTGTAGGGTATTTGTgcatagaaggagagagaaagaaagtaaaAGAGCACTTTGTCACAGGCTGCTAGTTTTGTAATAATGTATTTGTGGAGACAAAGGCTGTGTGAGaaagacagagcgacagacagaccgacagagcgacagacagacagctcctaCCTCCTTCAGACTGATATTGCCTGTGTAGATGATATTGGAGCCGTCTCTCCTAAAGTGGGCGTGTCCTTTGTCTCTGAGCACAAAGGCGATGTCTGCAGGAATGTTCTCTGGGGTCTCGTCCCCCTCCTTAGGGAAGGTGATCTTGGtgccctccttccatcccctctttATCACGATGTTCAGGATCTTGTCCTCCGTACAGCTGCTCCTGCCATCAGGGTTCAGCCTCCTCCTGGTGATCTTCATCCGCTTGGTGCAACCATGGAAGATCTCCTCCAGAGACACCTTCAGCTCGTGGACGACGGGGGGTCCTGCTGCCTCCTGGACCCCCCCAAACGCTCTGACTGcacccccctcctcctgcccccGCCATGGCCAGGGAAGCCGTTGACCCCCCCGGGGAAGCCGAAGTGTGTGAAAGAGGCGAAGGGGTCTTCCTCATCCAAGTCTGTTTCCATGTCATGGTCGTTGGGGACCTTGGAGTGGACGCCGTTGGAGCGGTTGTGGTGGTTGCGGTGCGGTCCGAAGAACATATCGAAGGGGTTGGACCCGCCGAAAAAGGAGGCGAAGGTGGCATGGGGGTCCCCATGGAAGGTGTAGTGGTACGACCCACCAGGAACCCCAGACTGACCACTACTGCCCCCCGCCTTCAGACCtgaccgagagggagagagagagaaggctgtgagtacacacactcacacacatacctgTAGCCTAATTCCCTTTccgtagagaaaggagagagtt
This sequence is a window from Oncorhynchus keta strain PuntledgeMale-10-30-2019 chromosome 14, Oket_V2, whole genome shotgun sequence. Protein-coding genes within it:
- the LOC118393301 gene encoding LOW QUALITY PROTEIN: dnaJ homolog subfamily B member 5-like (The sequence of the model RefSeq protein was modified relative to this genomic sequence to represent the inferred CDS: inserted 1 base in 1 codon), which codes for MGKDYYKTLGIPKGSNEEEIKKAYRRMALRFHPDKNTDANAEDKFKEIAEAYEVLSDPKKRVIYDQLGEEGLKAGGSSGQSGVPGGSYHYTFHGDPHATFASFFGGSNPFDMFFGPHRNHHNRSNGVHSKVPNDHDMETDLDEEDPFASFTHFGFPGGVNGFPGHGGGRRRGVQSERLGGSRRQQDPPXVHELKVSLEEIFHGCTKRMKITRRRLNPDGRSSCTEDKILNIVIKRGWKEGTKITFPKEGDETPENIPADIAFVLRDKGHAHFRRDGSNIIYTGNISLKEALCGCTVNIPTLDNRVIPLSCHEVIKPGTVKRLRGEGLPLPKSPTQRGDLIVEFTVRFPDRIPPQSREIIRQHLPQS